In the genome of Brachionichthys hirsutus isolate HB-005 chromosome 23, CSIRO-AGI_Bhir_v1, whole genome shotgun sequence, one region contains:
- the LOC137911300 gene encoding mitogen-activated protein kinase kinase kinase 11, translated as MEPLKNIFSRGPLSNWKNLEQSQKGNFANPVWTALFDYEASCKDELTLRKGDLVEVLSLDSEISGDEGWWAGKVNNKVGIFPSNYGSFKPNGYGKLPGNGVAAELGPAVAGEFQPEAVDFRELSLEEVIGVGGFGKVYRGTWRGKLVAVKAARQDPDEDISVTAQNVRQEARLFAMLTHPNIIALKGVCLQEPNLCLIMEYASGGPLSRALAGRRIPPHVLVNWAVQIARGMLYLHSEAIVPVIHRDLKSNNILLAQPIENECMEGLTLKITDFGLAREWHKTTKMSTAGTYAWMAPEVIKSSTFSKGSDLWSYGVLLWELLTGEVPYRGIDGLAVAYGVAVNKLTLPIPSTCPEPFAQLMAECWDQDPHRRPNFCSILTQLTALERQVKEEMPQDSFHSLQEDWKLEIQDMFDELRAKEKELRCREEELKRAALEQKSHEEFLRQREQQLAQWEQDVFERELSLLILHLNQNQEKPNVKKRKGTFKKHKLKSKNGEKISMPQDFIHKITVQASPGLEKRRNSPDLGSGSSPSFGPRFRAIQLSPSDNSKTFGLSSVWPLEAPSLKQANGDLRLGPHWRPQSPKSPKSPKVLRLSPQESSLSMRAKLLESDSNDNRGSKDDFEEYRPATPTPPAQNGAAAKDSLRLPLPQRESEEGGPSPAGSPRPERGSFGGLARSTHRALLSGGSLLASVGLGRCLDTPPRVPPRTNPSSLGDSAASEPEITPPKRLNSDPPVVDDLITFSPSELLPRPVLDLVLQYQELVPLPLTPPPPNPRERGGHRMPQTLRGLQSPRTPPQLGRASLGEWTSGSSCSANGEPLCESWELRADRRRRSSQGLQASQLVLDLPLCQDTQDSDDRPSVPCSVHPNPALWSPKTRRLEVSVIPRPRPSPVRPRIDPWSFISAGGGNSGGGCSPRRSDSSLLGYQPSPTNPFHSCDPFPSPDCDPFALRADPSGGSDTASPFDPFSAPFPTSRSAPCSANGSPTLPSFRIAPLNPADSPLIDLGWAAYNRPPSGTKERAHPRRTLGLKPFKSPSQTRDDRF; from the exons ATGGAGCCGCTGAAGAACATATTCAGCCGCGGCCCGCTGTCCAACTGGAAAAACCTGGAGCAGTCGCAGAAAGGAAACTTCGCCAACCCCGTGTGGACGGCCCTGTTTGACTACGAGGCCTCCTGCAAAGATGAGCTCACCTTGCGTAAAGGCGACCTCGTGGAAGTCCTCTCGCTGGACTCTGAGATCTCGGGGGACGAGGGCTGGTGGGCGGGCAAGGTCAACAACAAGGTGGGGATCTTCCCGTCCAACTACGGCTCGTTCAAACCGAACGGCTACGGGAAGCTCCCGGGCAACGGCGTGGCGGCCGAGCTCGGCCCCGCCGTGGCGGGCGAGTTCCAGCCCGAGGCGGTGGATTTCAGGGAGCTGAGCCTGGAGGAGGTCATCGGCGTCGGGGGCTTTGGGAAGGTGTACCGCGGGACATGGCGAGGGAAGCTGGTGGCCGTAAAGGCCGCCCGGCAAGACCCGGACGAGGACATCAGCGTGACGGCGCAGAACGTCAGGCAGGAGGCCCGTCTGTTCGCCATGCTCACCCACCCGAACATCATCGCCCTGAAAGGTGTCTGCTTGCAGGAACCCAACTTGTGCCTCATCATGGAGTACGCCTCGGGCGGCCCGTTGAGCCGGGCGCTGGCGGGGCGTCGCATTCCGCCGCACGTCTTGGTGAACTGGGCCGTCCAGATCGCCAGAGGGATGTTGTATCTCCACAGCGAGGCCATCGTTCCCGTCATCCACCGGGATCTCAAGTCCAACAACA TTCTGCTGGCTCAGCCGATAGAGAATGAATGCATGGAAGGTTTGACGCTGAAGATCACCGACTTCGGTCTGGCGAGGGAGTGGCACAAGACCACCAAGATGAGCACGGCCGGCACCTACGCCTGGATGGCGCCCGAGGTCAtcaagtcctccaccttctccaAGGGCAGCGACCTCTGGAG ctACGGTGTCCTCTTGTGGGAGCTGCTAACAGGAGAGGTGCCATACAGAGGGATCGATGGACTTGCCGTCGCCTACGGAGTCGCCGTCAACAAGCTCACCCTGCCCATCCCTTCCACGTGTCCCGAACCCTTTGCTCAGCTCATGGCAG aGTGCTGGGACCAGGACCCACACCGCAGACCCAACTTCTGCTCCATCCTGACCCAGCTGACGGCCCTGGAGCGCCAGGTGAAGGAGGAAATGCCCCAGGACTCCTTCCACTCCCTGCAGGAGGACTGGAAGCTGGAGATCCAGGACATGTTCGATGAACTCAGGGCTAAAGAGAAG GAGCTGCGATGCCgtgaggaggagctgaagcgaGCGGCGCTGGAGCAGAAGTCCCACGAGGAGTTCCTGCGGCAGCGGGAGCAGCAGCTGGCCCAGTGGGAGCAGGACGTGTTCGAGCGCGAGCtcagcctcctcatcctccacctgaaccagaaccaggagaaACCCAACGTCAAGAAGAGGAAGGGCACCTTCAAGAAGCACAAGCTCAAGAGCAAGAACGGCGAGAAGATCAGCATGCCTcaag ATTTCATTCACAAGATCACAGTGCAAGCGTCCCCAGGCCTGGAGAAGAGACGCAACTCCCCCGATTTGGGTTCAGGCTCTTCGCCATCCTTCGGCCCTCGCTTCCGTGCGATCCAAC TCAGTCCCAGCGACAACAGCAAGACGTTCGGCCTGAGCTCCGTCTGGCCCCTAGAAGCTCCGTCTCTTAAACAAGCCAATGGAGACTTGAGGCTGGGCCCTCACTGGAGACCCCAGAGCCCGAAAAGTCCTAAAAGTCCAAAAGTCCTGCGTCTTAGTCCCCAGGAGAGCAG CTTGTCGATGAGGGCCAAGCTTCTGGAGTCGGACAGCAACGACAACAGAGGCTCCAAGGATGACTTTGAGGAGTACAGACCCGCCACGCCCACCCCACCTGCTCAGAACG GCGCCGCAGCAAAGGACAGTCTCCGGCTTCCTCTGCCTCAGCGAGAATCGGAGGAAGGCGGTCCCTCCCCAGCGGGCTCCCCCCGGCCCGAGAGGGGCTCCTTCGGTGGCCTTGCTAGGAGCACCCACCGGGCCCTGCTGAGCGGTGGCTCCCTCTTAGCCTCCGTCGGACTCGGTCGCTGCCTGGACACTCCTCCGAGGGTCCCCCCTCGAACTAACCCCTCTTCTCTCGGGGACAGCGCCGCTTCTGAACCAGAGATTACCCCCCCCAAACGCCTCAATTCAGACCCCCCGGTGGTGGACGATCTCATCACATTCTCCCCCTCGGAGCTGCTCCCCAGGCCGGTTTTGGATTTAGTGCTGCAGTACCAAGAACTGGTGCCTTTGCCCTTGACGCCGCCGCCCCCAAACCCCCGCGAGAGAGGCGGCCACAGGATGCCACAGACGCTGCGCGGTCTTCAAAGTCCCAGGACCCCCCCGCAGCTCGGCAGGGCCAGCCTGGGAGAATGGACCTCGGGTTCTTCTTGTTCTGCTAATGGGGAGCCGCTCTGTGAGTCCTGGGAGCTGAGAGCCGACAGGCGGAGGAGGTCCAGCCAAGGCCTGCAAGCCTCTCAGCTAG TTCTGGACCTGCCCTTGTGCCAAGACACGCAGGACTCCGACGACAGGCCTTCAGTGCCCTGCTCTGTCCATCCTAACCCGGCGCTGTGGAGTCCCAAAACCCGCCGCCTGGAGGTCAGCGTCATTCCGCGGCCCCGTCCATCCCCCGTTCGCCCCCGCATCGATCCTTGGAGCTTCATCTCCGCTGGAGGCGGGAACTCGGGTGGCGGCTGCAGCCCTCGTCGCTCAGACAGCAGCCTCCTGGGCTATCAGCCCTCCCCTACCAACCCTTTCCACAGCTGTGACCCCTTCCCCTCACCTGACTGCGACCCGTTCGCCCTCCGGGCGGACCCCTCGGGCGGCTCGGACACAGCTTCACCCTTCGACCCCTTCTCGGCTCCCTTCCCCACGTCCCGCTCTGCCCCCTGCTCCGCTAACGGCTCGCCCACGCTGCCCTCTTTCCGTATAGCGCCCCTCAACCCGGCCGACTCGCCCCTCATCGACCTGGGCTGGGCGGCCTACAACAGGCCCCCTAGCGGCACCAAAGAGAGAGCCCACCCCCGCAGGACTCTGGGGCTCAAGCCGTTCAAATCCCCGTCGCAGACCAGAGACGACAGGTTCTAG
- the drap1 gene encoding dr1-associated corepressor: MPSKKKKYNARFPPARIKKIMQTDEEIGKVAAAVPVIISRALELFLESLLTKACQVTQSKNAKTMTTSHLKQCIELEQQFDFLKDLVATVPDMQGEGEENHTEGGGEKVPRRGRKPGSGRKNGGATSKGKDKKLSETESEQEDESEDSETEGEEEDGSQSSTNLQAASRFHSSSNPPHQHTHMGNVISMAPAQPQGGMAFAPHPSMMSVTPPPPAPHKNDEDDDEDYDS; this comes from the exons ATGCCcagcaaaaagaagaaatataACGCCAGATTCCCTCCG GCAAGGATTAAGAAGATTATGCAGACAGATGAAGAGATAGGCAAAGTGGCTGCAGCTGTACCTGTTATTATTT CAAGAGCCCTGGAGCTTTTTCTGGAATCGCTGCTTACCAAAGCCTGTCAAGTCACCCAGTCTAAGAATGCAAAGACAATGACAACATCGCACCT GAAGCAGTGCATTGAGCTGGAGCAACAGTTCGACTTCCTAAAAGATCTGGTGGCAACAGTGCCAGACATGCAGGGCGAAGGGGAGGAGAATCACACCGAGGGCGGAGGTGAAAAAGTCCCGCGCAG GGGTCGTAAACCGGGATCTGGCCGTAAGAACGGAGGGGCCACATCCAAAGGCAAGGACAAGAAGTTGTCTGAGACGGAGTCCGAGCAAGAG gACGAATCTGAAGACAGCGAAACcgagggggaagaggaggacggcTCCCAGTCGAGCACAAATCTGCAGGCCGCGTCGAGGTTCCACAG CAGCTCgaaccccccccaccagcacACGCACATGGGCAACGTGATCTCAATGGCTCCGGCGCAGCCCCAGGGCGGCATGGCGTTTGCCCCCCACCCTTCCATGATGAGCGTCACGCCGCCGCCCCCTGCGCCACACAAAAACGAtgaggatgacgatgaagactatGACTCTTAG